ATCTGGCGCCGAACACTTTTTGGAGTTTTTCGACAGTCGTCAAAGTCGGGTTGGTACGGCGTGGATTTTCTATACGTTGATAAGCGCTCCAATTAACACCCAATCGTTTAGCAACTTCTTTTTGGGTCAAGCCTTGTTTTTCTCGCTCCTGCTTCAGAGTTATCGCAAAAGAAACAGCCAAACTTGGTTTGACCGGCACCATATTTTTGGCCACCCGAGACGGCGCGGGAATAGACAATTTACGAGAATCCAAACTTTCGAGATAACCATTCAGGGCTTCATGCGCCGCAAGCACGGCTGCCTCATAAGTATCAGCACAGGTAAAACAACCCGGCAGATCGGGAAACTCAACGCTGTAAGTATTATTAGTTTCTCTCCAAATATGCGCAGGATATGCTTTCATTTCAATCCAGCCTCCTTTAATATTTTCTTTTCCAAACCCTTGCCCAAATCTTTGGCATGATACGGGACAACCAGCGTTTTATCCGCTTTCTGTAAAACATGATGCGAACCGCTAACCCTATCCAATGTCCAGCCGTTTTTCAACAACAGCTTCAACATTTGCTTTCCTGTTAAAGGCATGAACTTATAATACTACATATAAGTAGTATTTGTCAACTGCCTTGTTATATCACCACAATTTTGTACAACGAGGTAGGGAAGCCCCGGTTATCATTCCGGGGCTTTTTAAATCAGCGGTTATTTAGAAATGCTGGAAAAATTGAAATAACCAAACATCGCCTGGCGCTCTACCTGATATTTGTCCGCTTCATTTTGTAGAAACCGCGGGTCAATATCTGGGTTTAAATATTTAGCTTCCACATTGACTGTCCAGCCAGATGGAGTTGAGAACAATTCTACAGTTGGAATATTTTTACTTGCCAGAGATGCTCTTAATTCCGCGATATACTGTTCCCTTTTTTCGCCAACATCGAAATGAAACTCGATCGTTGGCATTCCTTTAAGTTCTTCAACTGTCACACGGTCAACAATATTGTCCGGGGCGAAAAGTTCGGCAATAATTTTAACGCCATTGTTGACCGCAATGTCCAGTTGTTCTCTGTCCCGCGCGGAGACATACGAATATATAATAGGAACATTAACCAATACCTTTTATTATTACAGTTTTATCCCCCTCAACAATTTTCCCGATAACCTTACCGCTGATTTGCGCGGCCGCGCTCGGCGGGACGATCAAGCACATGCCGATACCCATGTTGAACGCGCTGTACATTTCTTTA
This genomic window from Candidatus Margulisiibacteriota bacterium contains:
- a CDS encoding type II toxin-antitoxin system HicB family antitoxin — translated: MKAYPAHIWRETNNTYSVEFPDLPGCFTCADTYEAAVLAAHEALNGYLESLDSRKLSIPAPSRVAKNMVPVKPSLAVSFAITLKQEREKQGLTQKEVAKRLGVNWSAYQRIENPRRTNPTLTTVEKLQKVFGARLLSFSA
- a CDS encoding type II toxin-antitoxin system HicA family toxin; translated protein: MPLTGKQMLKLLLKNGWTLDRVSGSHHVLQKADKTLVVPYHAKDLGKGLEKKILKEAGLK